Proteins from a single region of Platichthys flesus chromosome 16, fPlaFle2.1, whole genome shotgun sequence:
- the mettl2a gene encoding tRNA N(3)-methylcytidine methyltransferase METTL2 — protein sequence MAAPHAVVAVEAGSGDTGLVPKDSSTGDVKRPQFGTRLLTDPRQVFQHNAWDNVEWSEEQEEAAKNKVLENSQPLPQQKQEEYDSRANEYWNDFYTIHENRFFKDRHWLFTEFPELAPKCGLLNPESHPEDSGTDGVQQDSLDQERSREVEDGDFPGSSATHRILEVGCGVGNTFFPILKTNNDPGLFVYCCDFSSTAVELVKANPEYDPERCFAFVRDLSDVEANYPVPDGTLDVIVLIFVLSALHPDKMQGSISRLARLLRPGGVMLLRDYGRYDMAQLRFKKGRCLSENFYVRGDGTRVYFFTQDELHELFAEAGLEKVQNLVDRRLQVNRGKQLTMYRVWIQCKYRRARVLPAENQD from the exons ATGGCGGCGCCCCATGCCGTGGTCGCGGTGGAGGCAGGCAGCGGGGACACGGGGCTGGTTCCAAAGGATTCATCCACCGGGGACGTGAAGAGGCCTCAGTTCGGGACTCGGCTGCTCACGGACCCGCGGCAGGTGTTCCAGCACAACGCGTG GGACAACGTGGAGTGGAGCGAGGAACAAGAAGAAGCTGCTAAGAACAAAGTCTTGGAAAACTCACAGCCTCTACCTCAGCAGAAACAAG AGGAATACGACAGCCGGGCCAATGAGTACTGGAACGATTTCTACACTATCCACGAGAATCGGTTCTTCAAAGACCGCCACTGGCTCTTCACGGAGTTCCCAGAGTTGGCCCCGAAGTGTGGCCTCCTGAACCCCGAATCCCATCCTGAAGACTCCGGCACAGATGGCGTCCAGCAGGACAGTCTGGATCAAGAGCGAAGCAGGGAGGTCGAAGACGGGGACTTCCCTGGCTCCTCTGCCACGCATCGCATTCTGGAG GTTGGCTGCGGCGTAGGAAACACGTTTTTTCCGATACTAAAAACCAACAA CGACCCGGGCCTCTTTGTTTACTGCTGTGATTTTTCCAGCACTGCTGTGGAGTTAGTCAAG GCTAATCCAGAGTACGACCCTGAGCGCTGCTTCGCCTTTGTTCGTGACTTGAGTGACGTGGAAGCCAATTACCCCGTCCCCGATGGAACCCTTGATGTTATAGTGCTAATCTTTGTGCTATCAGCATTGCATCCTGACAA GATGCAGGGATCAATCAGTAGACTGGCGCGGCTCCTTAGACCTGGGGGAGTGATGCTGCTCAGGGACTATGGACGCTACGACATGGCACAGCTCCGCTTCAAGAAAG GAAGGTGTCTGTCAGAAAACTTCTATGTCCGAGGTGATGGAACAAGAGTATATTTCTTTActcaag ATGAGCTTCATGAGCTGTTCGCTGAGGCAGGACTGGAGAAAGTGCAGAACCTTGTAGACCGAAGGCTCCAGGTGAACAGAGGCAAGCAGCTCACCATGTACAGGGTGTGGATCCAGTGCAAGTACCGCAGGGCTCGAGTTCTGCCAGCTGAGAACCAGGACTGA
- the tlk2 gene encoding serine/threonine-protein kinase tousled-like 2 isoform X1, translated as MMEELHSLDPRRQELLEARFTGVGVAKGSGQNESSNQSLCSVGSLSDKEPETPEKKANDQRVRKRKADHFDGSQGKAGSRGHKISDYFEFAGGSGPGTSPARGIPPVVRSSPQHSLSNPPVTVQQGSPSSIGSANTEHSTCSLKPAPPHMLQKATQSDLTIEKLTAMENNKNSDLEKKEGRIDDLLRANCDLRRQIDEQQRMLERYKERLNKCVTMSKKLLIEKSKQEKMACRDKSMQDRLRLGHFTTVRHGASFTEQWTDGYAFQNLIKQQERINTQREDIERQRKLLAKRKPPSMAQTPPPSLEQNKRKSKTNGTESEAYVCFGYLSSLNLPTGLPCVHIFELALGLVLCSRRLSQAEYHEQEEIFKLRLGHLKKEEAEIQAELERLERVRNLHIRELKRIHNEDNSQFKDHPTLNDRYLLLYLLGRGGFSEVYKAFDLTEQRYVAVKIHQLNKNWRDEKKENYHKHACREYRIHKELDHPRIVKLYDYFSLDTDSFCTVLEYCEGNDLDFYLKQHKLMSEKEGRSIIMQIVNALKYLNEIRPPIIHYDLKPGNILLVNGTACGEIKITDFGLSKIMDDDSYNSVDGMELTSQGAGTYWYLPPECFVVGKEPPKISNKVDVWSVGVIFYQCLYGRKPFGHNQSQQDILQENTILKATDVQFPPKPVVTPEAKAFVRRCLVYRKEDRIDVHQLSSDPFLMPHIRKSVASSGTSGTAVASTSSSSNSSASN; from the exons ATGATGGAAGAACTGCATAGCCTGGACCCCCGACggcaggagctgctggaggctcGCTTCACCGGTGTTGGTGTGGCTAAG GGCTCAGGTCAAAACGAGTCCTCCAATCAGAGTTTATGCAGTGTGGGCTCGCTTAGTGATAAAGAGCCAGAG ACGCCtgaaaaaaaggcaaatgaCCAGAGAGTGAGAAAACGGAAAGCAGACCACTTCGACGGCAGCCAGG GCAAAGCCGGATCAAGGGGGCATAAAATTAGTGATTATTTCGAG TTTGCGGGAGGTAGTGGTCCTGGTACCAGCCCTGCCAGGGGAATTCCACCAGTGGTCCGCTCTTCCCCACAACACTCGCTATCCAACCCCCCTGTCACG GTGCAGCAAGGAAGCCCCTCTTCCATCGGCTCGGCCAACACAGAGCACTCGACGTGTTCGCTGAAGCCCGCTCCTCCTCACATGCTCCAAAAAGCCACCCAG TCTGACCTTACCATAGAGAAACTAACAGCAATGGAGAACAACAAGAACTCTGAcctggagaagaaggagggcCGAATAGACGATTTGCTCCGG GCAAACTGTGATCTGAGGCGGCAGATAGATGAACAGCAGAGGATGCTGGAGAGATACAAGGAACGCTTAAATAAGTGTGTGACCATGTCCAAGAAGCTGCTGATTGAAAAA TCGAAACAGGAGAAGATGGCATGTAGGGACAAAAGCATGCAGGACAGACTTCGACTGGGTCACTTCACCACAGTGAGACATGGAGCATCTTTCACAGAGCAGTGGACGGATGGATACGCCTTCCAAAACCTTATCAA ACAACAAGAAAGGATTAACACCCAGCGAGAGGACATTGAAAGGCAGAGGAAGCTACTGGCCAAACGCAAGCCTCCCTCCATGGCCCAGACTCCACCCCCGAGCTTGGAGCAAAACAAACGCAAAAGCAAGACCAACGGAACAGAAAGTGAAGCGTACGTGTGTTTTGGTTATTTGTCTTCTCTTAATTTACCCACTGGTTTACCATGCGTTCATATTTTTGAACTTGCACTTGGGTTGGTTCTGTGTTCTCGCAGGTTATCGCAGGCGGAGTACCACGAACAAGAGGAAATCTTCAAGCTAAGACTAGGGCATCTTAAGAAG gaggaggcggagatcCAGGCGGAGCTAGAGAGGTTGGAGCGAGTGCGGAATCTGCACATTCGTGAACTGAAAAGGATCCACAATGAAGATAATTCCCA ATTCAAAGATCACCCAACGCTAAATGACCGTTACCTGCTCCTCTATTTACTTGGACGAGGAGGTttcagtgaagtttacaag gcCTTTGACCTAACAGAGCAAAGGTATGTTGCGGTCAAAATCCACCAGTTAAACAAGAACTGGAGGGATGAGAAGAAGGAAAATTATCACAA ACATGCATGCAGAGAGTATAGAATCCATAAAGAGCTGGACCATCCACGAATAGTTAAACTCTACGACTACTTTTCGCTCGACACTGACTC GTTCTGCACCGTCTTGGAGTACTGCGAGGGCAACGACTTGGACTTCTACCTGAAGCAGCACAAGCTCATGTCCGAGAAAGAGGGCCGCTCCATCATTATGCAGATCGTCAATGCCCTCAAGTACCTGAATGAGATCAGACCGCCCATTATCCACTATGACCTTAAACCTG GCAACATCCTCCTGGTGAATGGCACTGCATGTGGTGAGATCAAGATCACAGATTTTGGCCTGTCCAAGATAATGGATGACGACAGCTACAACTCGGTAGACGGGATGGAGCTGACATCACAGGGAGCAGGGACCTACTG GTACCTGCCCCCTGAGTGCTTTGTGGTTGGCAAGGAACCCCCCAAAATCTCTAACAAGGTGGATGTGTGGTCTGTGGGAGTCATTTTCTACCAGTGTTTGTATGGCCGAAAG CCATTCGGTCACAACCAGTCCCAGCAGGACATCCTGCAGGAGAACACCATACTGAAGGCAACAGATGTGCAGTTTCCTCCTAAACCAGTAGTCACACCTGAAGCTAAG GCCTTTGTAAGGCGCTGTTTAGTTTACCGTAAGGAGGACCGAATCGATGTGCACCAGCTGTCCAGTGACCCCTTCCTCATGCCCCACATCCGCAAATCGGTGGCCTCTTCGGGCACTTCGGGCACGGCCGtggcctccacctccagctcctccaacaGCAGCGCCTCAAACTGA
- the tlk2 gene encoding serine/threonine-protein kinase tousled-like 2 isoform X3: MMEELHSLDPRRQELLEARFTGVGVAKGSGQNESSNQSLCSVGSLSDKEPETPEKKANDQRVRKRKADHFDGSQGKAGSRGHKISDYFEFAGGSGPGTSPARGIPPVVRSSPQHSLSNPPVTVQQGSPSSIGSANTEHSTCSLKPAPPHMLQKATQSDLTIEKLTAMENNKNSDLEKKEGRIDDLLRANCDLRRQIDEQQRMLERYKERLNKCVTMSKKLLIEKSKQEKMACRDKSMQDRLRLGHFTTVRHGASFTEQWTDGYAFQNLIKQQERINTQREDIERQRKLLAKRKPPSMAQTPPPSLEQNKRKSKTNGTESEALSQAEYHEQEEIFKLRLGHLKKEEAEIQAELERLERVRNLHIRELKRIHNEDNSQFKDHPTLNDRYLLLYLLGRGGFSEVYKAFDLTEQRYVAVKIHQLNKNWRDEKKENYHKHACREYRIHKELDHPRIVKLYDYFSLDTDSFCTVLEYCEGNDLDFYLKQHKLMSEKEGRSIIMQIVNALKYLNEIRPPIIHYDLKPGNILLVNGTACGEIKITDFGLSKIMDDDSYNSVDGMELTSQGAGTYWYLPPECFVVGKEPPKISNKVDVWSVGVIFYQCLYGRKPFGHNQSQQDILQENTILKATDVQFPPKPVVTPEAKAFVRRCLVYRKEDRIDVHQLSSDPFLMPHIRKSVASSGTSGTAVASTSSSSNSSASN; encoded by the exons ATGATGGAAGAACTGCATAGCCTGGACCCCCGACggcaggagctgctggaggctcGCTTCACCGGTGTTGGTGTGGCTAAG GGCTCAGGTCAAAACGAGTCCTCCAATCAGAGTTTATGCAGTGTGGGCTCGCTTAGTGATAAAGAGCCAGAG ACGCCtgaaaaaaaggcaaatgaCCAGAGAGTGAGAAAACGGAAAGCAGACCACTTCGACGGCAGCCAGG GCAAAGCCGGATCAAGGGGGCATAAAATTAGTGATTATTTCGAG TTTGCGGGAGGTAGTGGTCCTGGTACCAGCCCTGCCAGGGGAATTCCACCAGTGGTCCGCTCTTCCCCACAACACTCGCTATCCAACCCCCCTGTCACG GTGCAGCAAGGAAGCCCCTCTTCCATCGGCTCGGCCAACACAGAGCACTCGACGTGTTCGCTGAAGCCCGCTCCTCCTCACATGCTCCAAAAAGCCACCCAG TCTGACCTTACCATAGAGAAACTAACAGCAATGGAGAACAACAAGAACTCTGAcctggagaagaaggagggcCGAATAGACGATTTGCTCCGG GCAAACTGTGATCTGAGGCGGCAGATAGATGAACAGCAGAGGATGCTGGAGAGATACAAGGAACGCTTAAATAAGTGTGTGACCATGTCCAAGAAGCTGCTGATTGAAAAA TCGAAACAGGAGAAGATGGCATGTAGGGACAAAAGCATGCAGGACAGACTTCGACTGGGTCACTTCACCACAGTGAGACATGGAGCATCTTTCACAGAGCAGTGGACGGATGGATACGCCTTCCAAAACCTTATCAA ACAACAAGAAAGGATTAACACCCAGCGAGAGGACATTGAAAGGCAGAGGAAGCTACTGGCCAAACGCAAGCCTCCCTCCATGGCCCAGACTCCACCCCCGAGCTTGGAGCAAAACAAACGCAAAAGCAAGACCAACGGAACAGAAAGTGAAGC GTTATCGCAGGCGGAGTACCACGAACAAGAGGAAATCTTCAAGCTAAGACTAGGGCATCTTAAGAAG gaggaggcggagatcCAGGCGGAGCTAGAGAGGTTGGAGCGAGTGCGGAATCTGCACATTCGTGAACTGAAAAGGATCCACAATGAAGATAATTCCCA ATTCAAAGATCACCCAACGCTAAATGACCGTTACCTGCTCCTCTATTTACTTGGACGAGGAGGTttcagtgaagtttacaag gcCTTTGACCTAACAGAGCAAAGGTATGTTGCGGTCAAAATCCACCAGTTAAACAAGAACTGGAGGGATGAGAAGAAGGAAAATTATCACAA ACATGCATGCAGAGAGTATAGAATCCATAAAGAGCTGGACCATCCACGAATAGTTAAACTCTACGACTACTTTTCGCTCGACACTGACTC GTTCTGCACCGTCTTGGAGTACTGCGAGGGCAACGACTTGGACTTCTACCTGAAGCAGCACAAGCTCATGTCCGAGAAAGAGGGCCGCTCCATCATTATGCAGATCGTCAATGCCCTCAAGTACCTGAATGAGATCAGACCGCCCATTATCCACTATGACCTTAAACCTG GCAACATCCTCCTGGTGAATGGCACTGCATGTGGTGAGATCAAGATCACAGATTTTGGCCTGTCCAAGATAATGGATGACGACAGCTACAACTCGGTAGACGGGATGGAGCTGACATCACAGGGAGCAGGGACCTACTG GTACCTGCCCCCTGAGTGCTTTGTGGTTGGCAAGGAACCCCCCAAAATCTCTAACAAGGTGGATGTGTGGTCTGTGGGAGTCATTTTCTACCAGTGTTTGTATGGCCGAAAG CCATTCGGTCACAACCAGTCCCAGCAGGACATCCTGCAGGAGAACACCATACTGAAGGCAACAGATGTGCAGTTTCCTCCTAAACCAGTAGTCACACCTGAAGCTAAG GCCTTTGTAAGGCGCTGTTTAGTTTACCGTAAGGAGGACCGAATCGATGTGCACCAGCTGTCCAGTGACCCCTTCCTCATGCCCCACATCCGCAAATCGGTGGCCTCTTCGGGCACTTCGGGCACGGCCGtggcctccacctccagctcctccaacaGCAGCGCCTCAAACTGA
- the tlk2 gene encoding serine/threonine-protein kinase tousled-like 2 isoform X2, producing MMEELHSLDPRRQELLEARFTGVGVAKGSGQNESSNQSLCSVGSLSDKEPETPEKKANDQRVRKRKADHFDGSQGKAGSRGHKISDYFEVQQGSPSSIGSANTEHSTCSLKPAPPHMLQKATQSDLTIEKLTAMENNKNSDLEKKEGRIDDLLRANCDLRRQIDEQQRMLERYKERLNKCVTMSKKLLIEKSKQEKMACRDKSMQDRLRLGHFTTVRHGASFTEQWTDGYAFQNLIKQQERINTQREDIERQRKLLAKRKPPSMAQTPPPSLEQNKRKSKTNGTESEAYVCFGYLSSLNLPTGLPCVHIFELALGLVLCSRRLSQAEYHEQEEIFKLRLGHLKKEEAEIQAELERLERVRNLHIRELKRIHNEDNSQFKDHPTLNDRYLLLYLLGRGGFSEVYKAFDLTEQRYVAVKIHQLNKNWRDEKKENYHKHACREYRIHKELDHPRIVKLYDYFSLDTDSFCTVLEYCEGNDLDFYLKQHKLMSEKEGRSIIMQIVNALKYLNEIRPPIIHYDLKPGNILLVNGTACGEIKITDFGLSKIMDDDSYNSVDGMELTSQGAGTYWYLPPECFVVGKEPPKISNKVDVWSVGVIFYQCLYGRKPFGHNQSQQDILQENTILKATDVQFPPKPVVTPEAKAFVRRCLVYRKEDRIDVHQLSSDPFLMPHIRKSVASSGTSGTAVASTSSSSNSSASN from the exons ATGATGGAAGAACTGCATAGCCTGGACCCCCGACggcaggagctgctggaggctcGCTTCACCGGTGTTGGTGTGGCTAAG GGCTCAGGTCAAAACGAGTCCTCCAATCAGAGTTTATGCAGTGTGGGCTCGCTTAGTGATAAAGAGCCAGAG ACGCCtgaaaaaaaggcaaatgaCCAGAGAGTGAGAAAACGGAAAGCAGACCACTTCGACGGCAGCCAGG GCAAAGCCGGATCAAGGGGGCATAAAATTAGTGATTATTTCGAG GTGCAGCAAGGAAGCCCCTCTTCCATCGGCTCGGCCAACACAGAGCACTCGACGTGTTCGCTGAAGCCCGCTCCTCCTCACATGCTCCAAAAAGCCACCCAG TCTGACCTTACCATAGAGAAACTAACAGCAATGGAGAACAACAAGAACTCTGAcctggagaagaaggagggcCGAATAGACGATTTGCTCCGG GCAAACTGTGATCTGAGGCGGCAGATAGATGAACAGCAGAGGATGCTGGAGAGATACAAGGAACGCTTAAATAAGTGTGTGACCATGTCCAAGAAGCTGCTGATTGAAAAA TCGAAACAGGAGAAGATGGCATGTAGGGACAAAAGCATGCAGGACAGACTTCGACTGGGTCACTTCACCACAGTGAGACATGGAGCATCTTTCACAGAGCAGTGGACGGATGGATACGCCTTCCAAAACCTTATCAA ACAACAAGAAAGGATTAACACCCAGCGAGAGGACATTGAAAGGCAGAGGAAGCTACTGGCCAAACGCAAGCCTCCCTCCATGGCCCAGACTCCACCCCCGAGCTTGGAGCAAAACAAACGCAAAAGCAAGACCAACGGAACAGAAAGTGAAGCGTACGTGTGTTTTGGTTATTTGTCTTCTCTTAATTTACCCACTGGTTTACCATGCGTTCATATTTTTGAACTTGCACTTGGGTTGGTTCTGTGTTCTCGCAGGTTATCGCAGGCGGAGTACCACGAACAAGAGGAAATCTTCAAGCTAAGACTAGGGCATCTTAAGAAG gaggaggcggagatcCAGGCGGAGCTAGAGAGGTTGGAGCGAGTGCGGAATCTGCACATTCGTGAACTGAAAAGGATCCACAATGAAGATAATTCCCA ATTCAAAGATCACCCAACGCTAAATGACCGTTACCTGCTCCTCTATTTACTTGGACGAGGAGGTttcagtgaagtttacaag gcCTTTGACCTAACAGAGCAAAGGTATGTTGCGGTCAAAATCCACCAGTTAAACAAGAACTGGAGGGATGAGAAGAAGGAAAATTATCACAA ACATGCATGCAGAGAGTATAGAATCCATAAAGAGCTGGACCATCCACGAATAGTTAAACTCTACGACTACTTTTCGCTCGACACTGACTC GTTCTGCACCGTCTTGGAGTACTGCGAGGGCAACGACTTGGACTTCTACCTGAAGCAGCACAAGCTCATGTCCGAGAAAGAGGGCCGCTCCATCATTATGCAGATCGTCAATGCCCTCAAGTACCTGAATGAGATCAGACCGCCCATTATCCACTATGACCTTAAACCTG GCAACATCCTCCTGGTGAATGGCACTGCATGTGGTGAGATCAAGATCACAGATTTTGGCCTGTCCAAGATAATGGATGACGACAGCTACAACTCGGTAGACGGGATGGAGCTGACATCACAGGGAGCAGGGACCTACTG GTACCTGCCCCCTGAGTGCTTTGTGGTTGGCAAGGAACCCCCCAAAATCTCTAACAAGGTGGATGTGTGGTCTGTGGGAGTCATTTTCTACCAGTGTTTGTATGGCCGAAAG CCATTCGGTCACAACCAGTCCCAGCAGGACATCCTGCAGGAGAACACCATACTGAAGGCAACAGATGTGCAGTTTCCTCCTAAACCAGTAGTCACACCTGAAGCTAAG GCCTTTGTAAGGCGCTGTTTAGTTTACCGTAAGGAGGACCGAATCGATGTGCACCAGCTGTCCAGTGACCCCTTCCTCATGCCCCACATCCGCAAATCGGTGGCCTCTTCGGGCACTTCGGGCACGGCCGtggcctccacctccagctcctccaacaGCAGCGCCTCAAACTGA